One segment of Anatilimnocola aggregata DNA contains the following:
- a CDS encoding CPBP family intramembrane glutamic endopeptidase: MSFVSIYYALMLTVFGGGIAIWVWLVPRLLRRETIIPYQPRRLVPWSLVDLLLVFVLLVVCSVIGDALFPSQKPPKSAVSMIATSENGEQAASQTTEVVAPLEQLSLPEGRRRVALDCGIKVVVALLAFAAITFRLRATITDWGLTLQHWREDIKLGAGTFLAIFLPMIGLQVLLVNGLDWKYEHPLIELAKTKDVPFFALAVLSAVVIAPLFEEFIFRGLMQGWLEKVFSGTASAEAILMGGTTETVTAVAADDASTISPKPLPHTSQTNWPSIITSTIIFSALHYSHGPAWIPLLIFGAALGFVYQRTHRLWPGVIAHFMLNGLTMFGLLVQTFFAPATS, translated from the coding sequence ATGAGTTTTGTTTCGATCTATTACGCACTGATGCTGACCGTGTTCGGCGGCGGCATCGCGATCTGGGTTTGGCTGGTGCCGCGACTGCTGCGCCGCGAGACCATCATCCCTTATCAGCCGCGACGACTCGTCCCGTGGAGCCTGGTCGATCTGCTGCTGGTCTTCGTCTTGCTGGTGGTCTGCAGCGTGATTGGCGACGCACTTTTTCCGTCGCAAAAGCCGCCGAAGTCAGCCGTCAGTATGATCGCCACAAGCGAAAACGGTGAACAAGCAGCCTCCCAAACAACCGAAGTCGTTGCTCCACTGGAGCAGCTCTCGCTGCCGGAGGGGCGTCGACGCGTCGCGCTCGACTGTGGCATCAAAGTCGTCGTCGCACTCCTCGCCTTCGCCGCAATCACCTTTCGCCTGCGAGCAACGATCACCGATTGGGGGCTAACGCTGCAGCATTGGCGCGAGGACATCAAATTAGGCGCGGGCACGTTCCTGGCGATCTTTCTCCCCATGATTGGCTTGCAGGTATTGCTCGTGAATGGCTTGGATTGGAAATACGAACATCCGCTGATCGAACTGGCTAAGACGAAAGATGTTCCGTTCTTTGCACTCGCGGTACTCTCGGCTGTCGTGATCGCACCGCTCTTTGAAGAGTTCATCTTTCGCGGCCTGATGCAGGGCTGGCTCGAGAAAGTGTTCTCCGGCACTGCTTCGGCGGAAGCCATTTTGATGGGCGGTACCACAGAGACCGTAACCGCGGTCGCGGCAGATGACGCGAGCACCATATCACCTAAACCCTTGCCACACACCAGCCAGACAAACTGGCCTTCCATCATCACGAGCACCATCATTTTCTCGGCACTTCATTATTCGCATGGGCCAGCCTGGATTCCGCTGCTCATTTTTGGTGCCGCGCTGGGCTTCGTGTATCAACGAACACATCGCCTCTGGCCTGGCGTCATCGCCCACTTCATGTTGAACGGTCTCACGATGTTCGGACTGCTCGTTCAAACGTTTTTCGCTCCCGCAACGTCCTAG
- a CDS encoding WD40 repeat domain-containing protein: MSAADSNSSSAAQAATQPSAVRPFRFSLLTLLSAMTLAAVTSAVLFSRHWHADERLLMAFWCAGLLIGTSFGRARGTHGIYSGALGAVVGCLIAAFMFDESLYPLSGTSTYESGLLAPYLMFVVVCGWPLAIFAAAVYHAAVQGVLERWFQRYVSIRSLIVGGGLLVVIVVAWQLLAARSWLPRAETSFSAGKPGFSTFATLSLADNGNVFVAYSPFAQVFGNPAAPRLYRLQGGRLLDEELRIPFQVRQLALSPNGQQVALYGDHEPAIFLFDLSQQQVTREAKLNIPSSATLSHLRFSADGNHLFATTTSPRIQRFHVIDVADQPAASAQLFPFAGQLFCSSSGQLLVKVISSNDETDEASAEIIHGTEQAVLHRLTDVRLNMAPIFSPDERRVALGNRVWDRSTGETLILPGEVVGFTARGDAVVMRKNLRQKWPGFLPPWLMRMPFVRHLYSPDEFGQLVLIDQATGKTVAATEWLSSLKHANVSGDGHVVASCSAGGTIRLWTVPKVR, translated from the coding sequence ATGTCGGCCGCTGATTCCAACTCGTCGTCCGCTGCTCAAGCTGCAACTCAGCCCTCGGCAGTTCGTCCGTTTCGCTTTTCGCTCCTGACGCTGCTAAGCGCGATGACGCTGGCCGCGGTAACTTCCGCGGTTCTCTTTTCCAGGCATTGGCACGCCGACGAACGACTGCTGATGGCCTTCTGGTGCGCGGGCCTGCTCATCGGCACCAGCTTCGGCCGCGCGCGAGGAACGCACGGCATCTACAGCGGTGCTCTGGGAGCAGTGGTTGGTTGCCTGATCGCGGCGTTCATGTTCGACGAATCGCTCTATCCGCTGTCTGGCACCAGCACGTACGAGTCGGGCCTGCTGGCTCCGTACTTAATGTTCGTCGTGGTCTGCGGCTGGCCCTTGGCCATTTTCGCCGCGGCCGTGTATCACGCCGCGGTACAGGGAGTACTGGAACGGTGGTTCCAGCGGTATGTGTCAATTCGCAGTTTGATCGTTGGCGGTGGCCTGCTGGTTGTCATCGTCGTGGCTTGGCAACTGCTGGCGGCGCGTTCGTGGCTACCAAGAGCAGAAACATCTTTCTCCGCGGGCAAGCCGGGTTTTTCCACGTTTGCGACCCTCAGTCTCGCAGATAACGGAAATGTGTTTGTTGCTTACTCCCCCTTCGCTCAAGTTTTTGGCAACCCGGCTGCACCGCGACTCTATCGCCTGCAAGGCGGCCGCTTGCTGGATGAAGAACTGCGAATTCCGTTTCAAGTCCGTCAACTTGCACTCAGCCCGAATGGACAACAAGTGGCCCTGTATGGTGACCACGAGCCGGCGATCTTCCTGTTTGATCTGTCCCAGCAGCAGGTTACGCGCGAAGCGAAACTGAACATCCCGTCGTCGGCCACGCTATCGCATTTGCGATTCAGTGCTGACGGTAACCACCTTTTTGCCACAACCACTTCGCCGCGCATTCAACGATTTCATGTGATCGATGTCGCAGATCAGCCGGCAGCATCGGCCCAGTTGTTCCCGTTTGCCGGGCAACTATTCTGCAGTTCCAGCGGCCAACTCTTGGTGAAGGTGATCTCGTCCAACGATGAGACCGACGAAGCTTCCGCCGAGATCATTCATGGCACCGAGCAAGCCGTCCTGCACCGCCTGACCGACGTTCGTCTGAACATGGCGCCAATCTTCAGTCCCGATGAGCGGCGCGTTGCCCTCGGCAATCGTGTTTGGGATCGATCCACAGGAGAAACGCTCATCCTGCCCGGCGAGGTAGTCGGCTTCACGGCGCGAGGCGATGCGGTTGTCATGCGCAAAAATCTCCGGCAAAAGTGGCCAGGTTTTTTGCCCCCCTGGCTCATGCGGATGCCCTTTGTACGTCATCTATACTCGCCCGATGAGTTCGGCCAGTTAGTGCTTATCGATCAGGCAACCGGCAAAACAGTTGCGGCAACGGAATGGCTGTCGAGCCTGAAACACGCCAACGTTTCTGGCGACGGACACGTCGTTGCCAGTTGCTCGGCGGGTGGCACCATCCGCTTGTGGACAGTGCCAAAAGTCCGCTAA
- the queG gene encoding tRNA epoxyqueuosine(34) reductase QueG, producing the protein MSADLTAQLKAQAQQLGFALAGVCPAVEATGYGKLQEWLASGYAGQMHYLQNRAEAYRHPRSVLDSVRSVLMLALPYRTSEPQPCAPGQGRISRYAWGPGDYHDLIHDKLHQLADWLREHAPGAECRGVVDSAPLLEREFAVLAGLGWIGKNTLLLNKPAGSYFLLAALLTSAELEVDQPFDTDHCGTCRACLDACPTQAFPQPYVLDATRCISYLTIELRDAIPADLRSGIGDWLFGCDVCQDVCPWNHRAPISGEVTFQPQQGENPVDLIALFDLDDAAFRARFRHSPLWRSKRRGILRNAAIVLGNQRAQHAIPALTRGLQDSEPLISSACAWALAQMPRD; encoded by the coding sequence ATGTCCGCCGACCTTACCGCCCAGTTGAAAGCCCAAGCCCAGCAGTTGGGCTTTGCGCTAGCGGGTGTTTGTCCAGCTGTCGAAGCGACCGGTTACGGCAAATTGCAAGAGTGGCTGGCCAGTGGTTATGCCGGGCAAATGCACTACCTGCAAAATCGGGCGGAAGCGTATCGTCATCCGCGCAGCGTGTTGGACTCGGTTCGTTCGGTGCTAATGCTCGCGCTCCCTTATCGCACCAGCGAACCGCAGCCTTGTGCACCTGGGCAAGGGCGAATTTCGCGCTATGCTTGGGGGCCCGGCGATTATCACGACCTGATTCACGACAAGCTGCACCAGCTGGCCGATTGGCTGCGCGAGCACGCTCCAGGTGCCGAATGCCGCGGCGTCGTTGATTCCGCACCCCTTCTCGAACGAGAATTCGCCGTACTCGCTGGGCTCGGTTGGATCGGCAAGAACACGCTGCTCCTCAACAAACCGGCAGGGAGCTACTTTCTTCTCGCGGCGCTCCTGACAAGTGCGGAGCTAGAAGTCGACCAACCCTTCGACACCGACCATTGCGGCACCTGCCGCGCCTGCCTCGATGCGTGTCCGACACAGGCGTTCCCGCAACCCTACGTTCTCGATGCGACGCGCTGCATCAGCTATCTCACCATCGAACTGCGCGATGCCATTCCAGCCGACTTGCGCAGCGGCATCGGCGACTGGCTCTTCGGCTGCGATGTCTGTCAGGACGTTTGCCCTTGGAATCACCGCGCCCCGATCTCCGGCGAAGTGACCTTTCAACCTCAACAGGGCGAAAACCCCGTCGATCTGATCGCTTTGTTCGATCTCGACGACGCTGCCTTCCGCGCTCGCTTTCGCCATTCGCCGCTCTGGCGTTCCAAACGCCGCGGAATCCTCCGCAATGCCGCCATCGTGCTGGGCAACCAACGCGCCCAACACGCCATTCCAGCCCTGACCCGCGGCCTGCAAGACAGCGAACCCCTCATCAGCAGCGCCTGCGCCTGGGCGCTCGCGCAGATGCCACGGGACTAG
- a CDS encoding DUF1549 domain-containing protein: MPRALPPVALLLAALLAPVHLFAADAPAKPKAPGLGDPGQLTSIQVETGRLKDGVVQLSGRDASQQIVVTGVYSTGQTRDLSSKATFDATPAGVVKVDETGFVVPVAEGEATIKVVAAPGIESSLKLKVTNLVHDLPINFANQITPVFTKYSCNGGGCHGKSGGQNGFRLSLLGFEPKEDFEFLVKEGRGRRLFPAAPDQSLLLLKATARLPHGGGQRIDFDSPAYRVLKRWVEQGMPYGKETDPYVTHIEVQPTERLMERETTQQIVVVAHYSDGSSEDVTRTTQFDSNDTEMAEVSVTGLVTTGQLTGSVAVMARYQGHVGVYRATVPLGVAVDNLPKASNFVDEAVQKKLKALGLPSSQICDDATYLRRVTVDLTGRLPTLEEVEQFLGDQDPNKRVNLVNRLLDSTDYADYFANKWSAILRNKRRMDIEKPATFAFYDWIRTSLNENKPYDQFVREVVTASGEAGVNPPVGWYREVKDQSAQVEDTAQLFLGLRIQCARCHHHPFEKWSQQDYYGFAAFFAQVGRKKGEIQNAERIYHRRGVAQASNPKTGQNVKPTGLGDKTLELTADQDPRHYLADWMAKKDNPFFSKSLVNRYWKHFFGRGLVDPEDDMRVTNPASNPDLLDALAKNFVDSGFDLKQLCRTIVSSTTYQLSAEPNEWNQDDKQNFSRYYPKRLNAEVLLDAIDQVTGTSSAFNGVPAGTRAVQLPDNGFTSYFLTVFGRPESSSACECERSSEANLAQSLHLLNSGEIQGKLTSGGGKAAVLANDKSRPHDVKVRELYLLSFGRAPLPDELTVALAHIQKNEADPKRAYEDIVWALVNTKEFLFNH; encoded by the coding sequence ATGCCTAGAGCACTCCCCCCCGTGGCCCTCCTCCTGGCCGCCTTGCTCGCCCCCGTCCACTTGTTTGCTGCCGATGCACCTGCCAAGCCCAAAGCACCTGGTCTGGGCGACCCCGGTCAATTGACCTCGATTCAGGTCGAAACTGGTCGGCTGAAGGACGGTGTCGTCCAGCTTTCTGGCCGCGATGCCAGTCAGCAGATTGTTGTGACCGGCGTCTATTCGACGGGTCAAACCCGCGATCTTTCTAGCAAGGCTACCTTCGATGCCACACCAGCTGGCGTCGTGAAAGTCGACGAAACCGGGTTCGTAGTTCCCGTGGCCGAGGGTGAAGCCACGATCAAAGTCGTCGCCGCGCCGGGCATCGAAAGTTCGTTGAAGTTGAAAGTGACCAATCTGGTTCACGACCTGCCGATCAATTTCGCCAATCAGATCACTCCCGTCTTCACCAAGTACAGCTGTAATGGCGGTGGTTGCCACGGCAAAAGCGGCGGCCAAAACGGCTTCCGGTTGTCGCTACTTGGTTTCGAACCGAAGGAAGACTTCGAATTCCTCGTGAAGGAAGGTCGCGGCCGTCGCCTCTTTCCTGCAGCCCCGGATCAAAGCTTGCTGCTGCTTAAAGCAACCGCTCGGCTGCCGCACGGTGGTGGTCAGCGGATCGATTTCGATTCCCCTGCTTATCGCGTGCTCAAGCGGTGGGTGGAACAAGGGATGCCCTACGGCAAAGAAACTGATCCCTACGTAACGCACATCGAAGTTCAACCGACCGAACGGTTGATGGAACGCGAAACGACGCAGCAAATTGTCGTGGTCGCTCATTACAGCGATGGCTCAAGCGAAGACGTTACTCGAACTACCCAGTTCGACTCGAACGATACCGAAATGGCCGAAGTAAGCGTCACCGGACTGGTCACCACCGGTCAATTGACCGGCAGCGTGGCCGTAATGGCCCGTTATCAAGGTCACGTTGGGGTGTATCGAGCTACGGTTCCACTCGGTGTTGCGGTTGATAATCTGCCCAAGGCCAGCAACTTTGTTGATGAAGCCGTGCAGAAGAAGTTGAAGGCGCTCGGCCTGCCCTCATCGCAAATCTGTGATGACGCCACTTACCTGCGCCGCGTGACGGTCGACCTCACTGGTCGCTTGCCAACACTCGAAGAAGTCGAGCAATTCCTGGGTGACCAGGATCCGAACAAGCGCGTGAACCTTGTCAATCGTTTGCTCGACAGCACCGATTATGCCGACTACTTCGCGAACAAATGGAGCGCCATTCTGCGCAACAAGCGCCGGATGGACATTGAAAAGCCGGCCACTTTCGCCTTCTACGATTGGATTCGTACGAGCCTGAATGAGAACAAGCCGTATGACCAATTCGTGCGCGAAGTCGTCACCGCCTCGGGCGAAGCGGGCGTTAATCCGCCCGTGGGTTGGTACCGCGAAGTGAAGGACCAATCTGCCCAAGTCGAAGATACCGCTCAGCTGTTCCTCGGGCTGCGAATCCAATGTGCCCGTTGCCACCATCACCCGTTCGAAAAGTGGAGCCAGCAAGACTACTACGGCTTTGCTGCATTCTTCGCCCAAGTGGGTCGCAAGAAGGGTGAAATTCAAAATGCCGAGCGGATTTATCACCGCCGTGGTGTGGCTCAAGCGAGCAATCCGAAGACCGGCCAGAACGTCAAACCAACAGGGCTGGGCGACAAGACGCTGGAGCTGACTGCCGACCAGGACCCTCGCCATTACCTGGCGGACTGGATGGCCAAGAAGGATAACCCCTTCTTCAGCAAGAGCCTCGTGAATCGTTATTGGAAGCACTTCTTCGGCCGCGGTCTAGTCGATCCGGAAGACGACATGCGAGTCACAAATCCCGCGAGCAATCCTGATCTGCTCGATGCTTTGGCCAAGAACTTTGTTGATTCGGGCTTCGACCTGAAGCAACTCTGCCGCACGATTGTGTCGTCGACAACCTATCAGCTGAGTGCCGAACCGAACGAGTGGAATCAAGACGACAAACAGAATTTCTCTCGTTACTATCCCAAACGTTTGAACGCTGAAGTGTTGCTCGACGCCATTGATCAAGTCACTGGTACTTCGTCTGCCTTTAATGGCGTGCCCGCAGGGACTCGTGCCGTGCAGCTGCCCGACAATGGTTTCACTTCGTACTTCCTGACGGTCTTCGGCCGTCCGGAATCGAGCAGCGCATGCGAATGCGAACGCTCGAGCGAAGCCAATCTCGCGCAAAGCTTGCACTTGCTCAATTCGGGCGAGATTCAAGGCAAGCTGACCTCGGGTGGTGGCAAAGCTGCCGTGCTCGCGAACGATAAATCACGTCCGCACGATGTCAAGGTTCGTGAGCTCTATCTGTTGTCGTTCGGCCGCGCTCCGCTGCCCGATGAACTGACAGTCGCTTTGGCTCACATTCAAAAGAACGAAGCAGATCCCAAGCGAGCCTACGAAGACATCGTTTGGGCGCTCGTGAACACCAAAGAGTTCTTGTTCAATCACTAA
- a CDS encoding WD40 repeat domain-containing protein yields the protein MNVARTTWIAFALLALGWMPANCWAQAKPKEALKPIEIAAVKHEGPVDFEKEILPIFRRNCLACHSATEAQSDLTLETPATILKGGSEGPSVVAGKSAESLLLKLAARQKEPVMPPPDNDVKAKPLTSQELGLIKLWIDEGAKGEVKSASANITWQPLPPGVNPIYAVALTSDGQYAAVARANQIFLYHIPSKRELGRLTDPELMKKGIYTSAGVADLDLIQSLKFSPDNKLLASGGFRTVKLWRKPEAAKALDLAGLETAARSLATSVDGKWAAIGEENGKVRIFEIATGKVAKTLEGHSAAATGVAFTADSTNLVTGSQDKTFRVWNIADQKELAKIETPAPVNAVALVAEGKQIAAGGADNIIRLYALPDAQPAEAPKPLFELTGHTQPVTSLATIGTGATLLSGSKDGNLKIWDVATGKATAKPMAHGTPIESIAVRADGKRFVSVSSNNTARIWNADDQKQVAEMKGDLRATLKAAEVTRAVALAKKHVDLAKGDLTEATKRKTAEEENQKKSKEAVKTSEEDFKKKEEAAKAPTKDKEDADKALAEATEKKTKADEAKKVTDEAATKAAEAFTKATADRDAAAKVAKDAEAELKKAQDAQAKAKEAADKDAANEDLKKALAAAEATTKEVEGKNKTAVDAKAAADKVFTDQETAKKAADEAKKVADKSATDAMTAFTQAEAKVKTVMVPFTKAVDERNAADRTFKAAQRSVERADEAVKKATEAVPAVEKIVKDREEDAKKVEAELATATKAVTESEKPFKAAAFSPDGSLLAVVGDDQLIHTYASETGAAVEVFGGGAPLAAVAFASDARIVIAAAANTAQAWDLATEWKLERTIGSADMGDKLVDRVTALDFSPDGKTLATGGGEPSRSGEIKLWDVATGNLKLALKEPHSDTVFAVDFSPNGEQLASCGADRFVKLFNVADGKFVRSFEGHTHHVLGVTWRADGRLMASSGADNVIKVWDTRTGDQARTVQNQFTKEVTTVSFVGETDNVIASSGDSKVKFINAASGGSVRDFPGAADYMYSAAASADGKTIIAGGADSVLRVWTDAGTVFATFEAPKVAGEQTAAK from the coding sequence ATGAACGTCGCACGCACCACATGGATCGCCTTCGCACTTCTAGCCCTCGGCTGGATGCCCGCTAACTGCTGGGCTCAAGCGAAGCCGAAAGAGGCTCTCAAGCCCATTGAGATCGCCGCCGTCAAACACGAGGGGCCGGTCGATTTCGAGAAAGAGATTCTGCCGATCTTCCGCCGCAACTGTCTGGCTTGCCACAGTGCGACCGAAGCTCAGAGCGATCTTACGTTGGAAACACCAGCCACCATTCTCAAGGGTGGCAGCGAGGGCCCCTCGGTGGTCGCCGGCAAGAGTGCCGAAAGTTTGCTCCTCAAGTTGGCTGCCCGGCAAAAAGAACCGGTCATGCCGCCACCAGATAACGACGTGAAGGCCAAGCCACTCACGTCGCAAGAGTTGGGCCTGATCAAGCTCTGGATCGACGAAGGTGCCAAGGGCGAAGTGAAGTCGGCTTCGGCCAACATTACTTGGCAGCCTTTGCCTCCCGGTGTAAATCCCATCTATGCGGTGGCACTCACATCCGATGGCCAGTACGCGGCCGTGGCTCGCGCGAACCAGATCTTCCTCTATCACATTCCCAGCAAGCGCGAACTGGGCCGACTGACCGATCCCGAACTGATGAAGAAGGGGATCTACACCAGCGCTGGTGTTGCCGATCTCGACCTGATTCAATCCCTGAAGTTCAGCCCCGATAACAAGCTCCTCGCCAGCGGCGGCTTCCGCACCGTCAAGCTGTGGCGCAAACCCGAAGCAGCCAAGGCGCTCGATCTGGCTGGTCTCGAAACGGCCGCTCGTTCGCTGGCGACTTCGGTCGATGGCAAGTGGGCCGCGATCGGCGAAGAGAACGGCAAGGTTCGCATCTTCGAAATAGCCACGGGCAAAGTTGCCAAGACGCTCGAAGGTCACAGTGCCGCTGCGACCGGTGTAGCTTTCACTGCCGATAGCACGAACCTGGTCACGGGCTCGCAAGATAAAACCTTCCGCGTCTGGAACATTGCCGACCAGAAGGAACTCGCCAAGATCGAAACTCCCGCTCCGGTAAATGCCGTCGCGCTCGTGGCCGAAGGCAAGCAAATTGCTGCCGGCGGTGCCGACAACATCATTCGCCTTTATGCCCTGCCCGATGCTCAACCGGCCGAAGCTCCCAAGCCGCTCTTCGAACTCACCGGCCACACTCAGCCTGTGACTTCGCTCGCCACGATCGGCACCGGAGCCACGCTCCTGTCGGGCAGCAAAGATGGCAATCTCAAGATTTGGGATGTCGCCACCGGCAAAGCCACCGCCAAGCCGATGGCCCACGGCACGCCGATTGAATCGATCGCTGTGCGTGCTGATGGCAAGCGTTTCGTCTCCGTCAGTTCGAACAACACTGCCCGCATCTGGAATGCCGACGATCAGAAACAAGTCGCCGAAATGAAGGGTGACCTTCGCGCCACGTTGAAGGCCGCTGAAGTGACCCGCGCTGTCGCCCTGGCTAAGAAGCATGTCGATCTGGCTAAGGGAGACTTGACCGAAGCCACCAAGCGCAAGACGGCCGAAGAAGAGAATCAAAAGAAGTCGAAGGAAGCCGTGAAGACTTCCGAAGAGGACTTCAAGAAAAAGGAAGAAGCGGCCAAGGCTCCGACCAAGGACAAAGAAGACGCCGATAAGGCGCTCGCCGAAGCAACCGAGAAGAAGACCAAAGCCGATGAAGCCAAGAAGGTCACGGACGAGGCGGCCACCAAGGCTGCTGAGGCTTTCACCAAGGCCACCGCCGATCGCGATGCAGCTGCCAAGGTTGCCAAAGATGCTGAGGCCGAATTGAAGAAGGCTCAGGACGCGCAAGCCAAGGCCAAAGAGGCGGCCGACAAAGATGCAGCCAACGAAGACCTGAAGAAGGCGCTCGCGGCAGCCGAAGCGACCACGAAGGAGGTCGAAGGAAAGAACAAGACTGCTGTCGATGCCAAGGCCGCTGCAGACAAAGTCTTCACCGATCAAGAGACGGCCAAAAAGGCTGCCGACGAAGCCAAGAAGGTCGCTGACAAGTCGGCCACCGATGCCATGACCGCCTTCACCCAGGCTGAGGCCAAAGTGAAGACCGTGATGGTTCCTTTCACCAAGGCCGTCGACGAACGGAACGCTGCCGATCGCACCTTCAAGGCAGCTCAGCGGAGCGTTGAACGTGCCGACGAAGCCGTGAAGAAGGCCACCGAAGCTGTCCCCGCCGTCGAGAAGATCGTCAAGGATCGGGAAGAAGACGCCAAGAAGGTCGAAGCCGAACTGGCCACCGCTACCAAGGCTGTGACCGAGAGCGAAAAGCCCTTCAAGGCCGCAGCGTTCTCGCCCGATGGTTCGCTCCTGGCTGTCGTGGGAGACGATCAACTCATTCACACCTACGCTTCCGAAACGGGTGCCGCGGTCGAAGTTTTTGGTGGTGGTGCTCCGCTCGCGGCCGTCGCTTTCGCCAGTGACGCGCGCATCGTGATCGCGGCTGCAGCCAACACGGCTCAAGCCTGGGATCTGGCCACCGAATGGAAACTGGAACGAACCATCGGTTCGGCTGACATGGGCGATAAACTCGTCGACCGCGTCACCGCGCTCGACTTCAGCCCCGATGGCAAGACCCTCGCGACCGGCGGCGGCGAACCTTCGCGCAGTGGCGAGATCAAGCTGTGGGATGTGGCCACCGGCAATCTCAAGTTGGCTCTCAAGGAACCGCATAGCGATACGGTCTTCGCCGTCGACTTCTCACCCAACGGCGAGCAACTCGCCAGCTGCGGTGCCGATCGCTTCGTCAAGTTGTTCAACGTGGCCGATGGCAAGTTCGTCCGCTCGTTCGAAGGGCACACGCACCATGTGCTGGGTGTCACCTGGCGGGCTGACGGTCGCCTAATGGCGAGCAGCGGGGCCGACAACGTCATCAAGGTTTGGGACACTCGCACCGGCGACCAGGCCCGCACCGTGCAGAACCAGTTCACCAAGGAAGTGACCACCGTCAGCTTCGTGGGCGAGACCGACAACGTCATTGCCAGTAGTGGCGACTCGAAGGTGAAGTTCATCAACGCGGCCAGTGGTGGCAGCGTTCGCGACTTTCCCGGTGCCGCCGACTACATGTACTCGGCAGCTGCCAGTGCCGATGGCAAGACCATCA